A DNA window from Coffea arabica cultivar ET-39 chromosome 6c, Coffea Arabica ET-39 HiFi, whole genome shotgun sequence contains the following coding sequences:
- the LOC140008713 gene encoding uncharacterized protein, which translates to MKATWVGITLNFSAVYAKCTRVGRRELWRAMEEIARGLDGPWMVAGDFNVISKAEERLGGAPPNLRNMEEFNDIVFNCRLLEVSFDGSTFTWTNGSMWQRLDRALANEASGKLFQTIKVSHLMCGRSDHAPLLIKCGSSMGRGSAFRFLNMWRRHPKFLEVVREAWRTPVSGRGMVGFYVKLSQAKAALRNWNAQVFGNLFQNVSEAEKDLQQKEQEYDLMRDPTSRATLGEARARHARALTLEREYWKQKSTVKWIQLGDANTKIFHSVVKQRRSMNFIARVKEENGQSVEDEEGIKASAAQYFARFFSMEREGRSPPVIDGTLPTMSLEENKLFLRMPTVEKLKEMVFALPVDSAAGPDGFGAGFYQGCWDIIHPDLLLAVHDFFKGA; encoded by the coding sequence ATGAAGGCGACATGGGTGGGGATCACTCTTAACTTCTCAGCAGTATATGCAAAGTGCACACGGGTGGGGAGGAGAGAACTGTGGAGGGCAATGGAGGAGATTGCCAGGGGGCTTGACGGGCCATGGATGGTCGCGGGGGATTTTAACGTCATTTCCAAGGCAGAGGAGAGGCTAGGGGGAGCCCCCCCAAACTTGCGTAACATGGAGGAGTTCAATGACATAGTGTTTAACTGTCGCCTATTGGAGGTCAGTTTTGATGGCTCGACCTTCACGTGGACAAACGGTTCTATGTGGCAGCGCTTGGATAGGGCCTTAGCGAATGAGGCCTCGGGGAAACTATTCCAGACCATTAAAGTCTCCCACTTAATGTGCGGACGGTCGGACCATGCCCCATTACTAATTAAGTGTGGGAGTTCAATGGGGCGTGGCTCGGCATTCAGATTCCTTAACATGTGGAGGAGGCACCCTAAGTTCTTAGAGGTGGTTAGGGAGGCTTGGAGGACCCCAGTGTCTGGAAGAGGAATGGTGGGCTTTTATGTCAAGTTGTCACAGGCCAAGGCGGCCCTTCGAAACTGGAATGCGCAAGTGTTTGGGAATCTATTTCAGAATGTGAGCGAGGCAGAAAAAGACTTACAGCAGAAGGAGCAGGAGTATGATTTGATGCGGGACCCAACTTCGAGAGCAACATTGGGAGAGGCTCGGGCCCGTCACGCCCGAGCTCTCACCTTAGAGAGGGAATATTGGAAGCAAAAATCAACGGTTAAATGGATTCAATTGGGTGATGCAAACACGAAAATTTTTCACTCAGTGGTTAAACAGCGAAGGTCCATGAATTTCATTGCTCGGGTGAAAGAGGAGAATGGGCAGTCGGTTGAGGACGAGGAGGGGATCAAGGCCTCCGCAGCCCAGTATTTTGCGCGGTTTTTTTCTATGGAACGAGAGGGTAGATCCCCACCAGTGATAGATGGTACACTACCGACGATGAGCCTGGAAGAGAATAAGCTATTTCTTAGGATGCCAACAGTGGAGAAGCTAAAGGAGATGGTGTTTGCACTGCCAGTGGACAGTGCCGCAGGCCCGGACGGGTTTGGAGCGGGGTTCTACCAGGGATGTTGGGATATCATTCATCCTGATTTACTGCTAGCCGTCCATGATTTCTTCAAGGGAGCTTAG